The genomic region GTGGAGGAATCATATTGTTGAATTTAAAGAGATAATATGAGGATTCCAGTCAAGCCAGCTGGAGTGAACACAGCAGTGAGCTGGGAGTTCTAGGCCCGGCTCTGACATGCTGGCTCCAACACCTGGAAGGGATCCTGGCTGGCCATTGGACCTCTCTGGGTTTCCACACCATCATCCAGAAAGTGCAGAGATGGACTAGCTCTCCAATGCTGGCCTGCAGAGTAACGCACGACAGGCTGCACTTTCTAAATACAGATTTCTGGGCCTAcgccagagattctgatttcgCAGGTCTAAGGCAGGGCCTGAATCTCTATTTTAAAGAAGCAACGGAGGCTGGCTGCCgtagctcatgcccgtaatcccagcactttgggaggctgaggtgggtggatcacttgaggtcaggtgattgagagcagcctggccaacatggcaaaactccatctctactaaaaataaaaaaattagggcagggcacgatggctcatgcctgtaatctcagcactttgggaggctgaggtgggtggatcacttgaggtcaggtgatcgagagcagcctggccgacgtggtaaaaccctgtctctactaaaaatacaaaaattagctgggcttggtggcgcacacctgtaatcccagctacttaggaggttgaggcaggagaatcacttgaacctgggaggcggaggttacagtgagccgagatagtgccactgcactccagcctgggcgtaagagcaagactctgtctggaataaataaataaataaataaataaataaataaattagccgggcatggtgtctggtgcctgtagtcccagttacttgggaggctgaggcaggagaatcgcttgaacctaagaggcggaggttgcagtgagccgagatcgcgccgctgcactccagcctgcgtgacagagcgagactccgtttaaaaaataaaaaaataaaaaaaagaagtggtggATGAGTGATCTCCAACCCTTCTTGTAGCTCAGTCTAGGACTCTGACTCTGTTCCCCAGAGATTGCAGAAGTTTCTTACCTGAATCCTGGGATCATCTTAGCAAAGCCAATGACCTTTTGGATGCTGTAACTGACCAGGTCAGCCAGGTGGGGCAGCATGGAGAGCTGGGACAGCTCTAGGGTCACAGAAGGGTCATCTGAATCTTCTTCACTCAGATCCAGATTGGAGAAGCTGGATGAGTCCATCATGTCTGGGGGAGATGACGGAAGAGAAGGAGCTATTTAAGGATACCTGGACAAGGCCCCCTCCTGCCAGACCCTGCAAAGACTTGGTGTGCCCTGGCAGCAGAGCCAGTTGGGAATCCCACAGTGACTCCACAGGTCACCCTTCAGCCCCAGGCTTCCCTCTGGGactttctctgcctctttcaGCAGCATAAGGCAGTAAAATCAAAGAGCCAGAGACACTCAGAGCAATGAGACTTCCTCAAGCAGACTGTGTGCTGTTCCTACAGATCTCAATCAAAAAAGAATTTGGGACCCATCAAGCcatggaaaaaaatgttcaaccttGCTAATGATCAAAGAACTGCAGTGTAGAACATCTATACTTTTCACCTACAAAccagaaacaaaaatgtttaaatattgatGCCAGTATTTATAAAGATGCAGGAAATTAGGCAATGCTTATGAGGGCTGGGGTGCTAAAGGAGATGCACATTACTGAAGGTACTCTAGAAAGCTATTTTACATTAGTCAAATAATTGTGTGTACTCTTTGACCAGTAATCACACTTCCTGGAATTCATTGTAAGGGAAAATTTCTGATAAGTGTAAATATTTAGCTACAAGTATACTGTTATCTTATTAAAACACTGAGAAATAATCCAGATATCCAATGGTAGGGGATTAGGTACATTATTGTATtccagaatactatgcagcctttaaaaattatattctggaTGCGTACTAACTGGTATGGAAAAACAATGCAATATAAAAAAAAGCAAGTCTTCAGATTGTATACAGCACAATTTCTTTTCTGAATAtacatatgtgtttttttttaaaaaaaaaggaaggaaagcatGATGCCTCCCAGACTCTCAGCTGAGCTGGAGGGGACAGGTCCTCCAGGGCCAGAGTGGTCCCCAGAGCTCAGGTGGAAGGTGGACCTCAATGGGACCAACACATTCATCTTCCCACTCCAAATTTCACCTTCTGAAAGGCCCAGGATTAAAATATCACTTAAAGGAAGCAGGTCACCTCCAGGGAGGGGGCCATGGGCTGAAGCCTGGCTTAGAGGAAACAGCATGGGCCCGGGAGGCCGATGCTACACAGCTGGAATCCCAGCTTGGCCTCTTCCTCAGTGTGggcccttgggcaagtcacctcctTCTGTAACAGAGGGGCTGTTGTGAGGACACTGCATAGCGCACAGTATTTATGTAAGTTTCCATTAGGGAGCCTTCCACCTCCTTCCATCCAGCAGCCCCAGGGCAGGTCCGGTGGACTCCTCACCCCCGCTCTCTTACTCTATGGAGGACTGAAGTCCTGCTTACCTGGAGAGGTGATACAGTTAtctgagcaggaggaggaggagtcccCAGAGAAGCTGGGAGTGTGTCTGGAGTTGGGCCTGGAAGGATGGCTCCCTCCACCATCATTCACACGAACTGGAGGCTGGAAGGGAAAGATGGGGTCTCAGACCCACATTTCGGGGTTGCCTTCCTACCTTGGCCCTGATCTCTGATAGGAATGGCTTTGAGGAAGGTCTATGGGAAGGCGAAGCCTCCCAGTGCCAGGGGGCAGAGCAGCCTCCGTCCCTACCCCAGTTCTGTTCAGGATGTCTCCTGCCCTCTGTCCCTACTCACTGGGCCCTGGCTCCACTAGTGCTTCTCCTCTGGACTGGCTCATCCTCCCAGCAGGCAGACATACCCGGAACTGGCAGAAGTCGGAGTAGGTGGGGTCATAGGTCTTATGGTGGGCGTCCAGCAGTATGGCAATGATGCGCTGCTGCTCCTCAGACAGCTTGGGCCGCAGACTGTCCTTCAAGGCCTCCTCCTCCTTCCGCTTCAGGATCATCTCCCGCTTCCTCTGCACTTCCTCATCTGTCAGGATGACtgtggggtgggaaggggagTCAGGAGGGCCGGCCAGCAGCTCCTCCAGGAAACCTTCCTCCTGCGGTTGGGGGTAAAGGTCCAAGATAGGAGGGGCTTTAACACTCGGGGCTCCCTTGGGGGTCCTCCTGCCACGGAAACTCCCACTCCACTGTGTGAAGAAAAATTGGGTTTGGTATGGTGAAAAGGAAGGCACATGCAAGAACAAGAAAAAGAGGATTTGAGAGGGGGGATGGTCTGGGCTTTAGGGAGTCGGGGTTCTCAAGAGCAAGTTGTGGGACCTTGGGCAAACTCTCTGggcttttgttcttttgtttataaaatgagAGATTTGGACCATATAAGTTCTTCCAAGGTTCCTTTCTTGTACCTTCTTccataaagtgtgtgtgtgtgtctgtgttgatATGCAGGTGGCGGAAGTAATAACACCTGCCTCAAAGGATGAACTGATTTGAGAACTGGATgcatgcctggcccagagcagaTGCTCACTAAATGTTAGTTCCCTTCTCTCCCCTACCCTGATGTTCCATGATCCTGAAGAAGACATCAGGGTGGAGAGAGGATGCCAGAGCTCTCATAGCACTGGAAGTGAGATGTGGAGAGGACTCCTCTACATGGCTGTCTCCACATTCAGGTTTCCAGACATGGGACTGTGGAATATAGAAAGACTAGACCTCTTTGGTTCTCTGCAAAACCACCCCTCCTCCAGCCTGTACAGCCTTGACATTTCTGTCCATGGAAGTTTTCAAGTCCTCTTGAAGGCCCCAAACAGTGAGGCCTTGCAGCTCTAATCTTAGAAGTTCTCTCCAGCCACTAATCAGGGTGTGGGGCCATACAGAGCCCCACCACCACCTGCAGgcttctgcctgcctccctgtgcTGGGGCAgctgtgggggtggaggggatgcTGGGAGCAAAGGTACCTGGCACGGCGGCTGGGCAAACAGACCTCCTGGCTGTGGCTTGCTGAGCACTGACGGCAGGAGTGGGCACCGGGGCCCTCGGCCTGTAGCTACTTGCTCGGTGCTGCTGCTGCCAGGGCATCTGCCCACAGAACTGGGGAGTTTCACAAGAGCAGAGAAAGGAACCAGAAGCCCAGGGTGAGTGAGTTCCAGGCTTCGAGAAAGGTCCATTGGCCCAGGCCCTCAGGTAGGGGGAGGACGAGAGAAGTAGCTGTGGGGTGAGGAAGAGCCTGTGCTGGGAGGGAGTGGACAGCCAATGCCACAGGCATGGCAGGAAAGCGAGCGCTGCTGCAAGAGATGGCACTTCCCTCCACAGGGAGCGGGGGAGTAGACCACACCTAGGTGACTGACTCacctgcccaaacagctgccaaCTCTCCTCCCACAGTGGGTGTCTGCACAGACCCTACCAGGTCAGGCAGGGTGGGAGAGGAAGGGGCAGGGAGCATCCAGGGAAGGCAATGGGGGTAAGCCCTCGCTTGGGGAGCCCAAGATTAGGTGTCTTGTCTTTCCTGCTCACCTGGGGACCGGAGTTAGGGAGGCCTGTTTCTGCCAGCCACACCATGGTGTCTACAGGCACGTAGCTCAGCCTGACTGGACTTTGCTAACTTTCCAGTGATCtgtgatgccattctcctgcccagaTACTTTTCCCAGCCTCTACTGCTGACCACGTCCAAACTAAAGTTGGCTTCTTCCTAACTTTCAGACTTCATGTCTTAGTGCTTCTGGACACAGCCTCTGTTCTGGGCATGCTGGCGTTGCTGCTGACCTGGGAACATGACCTGCTCATGCTTGCCCCGGCATTTCCAGTTGTGCTGGGTGCCTGTCCAGCTGGGTCTCCTCTCCCCCAAACCTGTAGGAGTTCTATCAGTTCTTCAGTGCCTACATCATAGCCATATTTTTCCATGAAGCATTTCTTGATTGCCCTGATCTGCACCAAGCCTTGTTTTTTTCTGCTGAGCCTCATTTCCTATGCCTACTACATATTTAATCTTTCCCACACACACTGATACCCAATTATCTTCTGCTCTGTAAGACTCATGGTTAGCACAGGTTTCAATTCATTACCTATGGAGGGAGCCCAAGAAGTTCAAGGTCTCTTTCTCTAGATTACAAGTTACTTAAGGGCAGGGTCCATGTCTtacaattctttcttttctctcccttccttttccttccttccttccttccttccttccttccttccttccttccttcctttctttctttctttctttctttcacagactaccactctattacccaggctggagtgcagtggcaccatctcggctcactgcaacctccacctcccgggttctaagcgattctcctgcctcaggctacAGAGTACCTGGgcttataggcacacgccaccactcctggccaatttttttgtatttttagtagagacggggtttcaccatgttggccaggctggtctcaaactcctgaactcaggtgatccgcccgcctcggcctcccaaagtgctgggattacaggtgtgagctaccatgcccggcctttgtCTTACAATTCTTATATTTCCCCCATAAAGGCTAGACCGGAGGGGCTACCTGGCTGTGGTGCTTGCTCAGTAGTCTGACACCAAACATCAAATGCATCCACACACATTACACCAACTGTGTGCAAATCATTTTCCTGGTTCAGCAAAGGCTAGTGAGTACTCTAGTGCTGCTTGTCTCCTGCAATGTAGTGAATGGCACCTGGCGCACCAGAGAGCTGAGAAAGCTGACCTCTTTTATTGAAACAATTGTTATGGAAAGATTTTCAAGACAGAAAACCTTGTAACGGAACACTTTTAACGTCATATAACCTTTCCTTGATGATTCAGAGGTATCGTTCTGAATAATTACTGAACATTGCAGGACAAGGTTATGGCCTCAGAGTTGTCGGAGGCTGTCTGCCCCATGTTGCATGGCTCGGCGTGCTGGGCTTTGGAGTTCTTGGGCTGCTTTTCTTGCTTCTGGTGTCCATCTCTTTGTTAAGCTATGCGTTGTCTTCTTATTGGTGTCTGCCTCTGGAAGTGTGCCTTTCTCCACCTTAAGACTTACTTCTGATCTCTTGGGAGCTAGACGTTCTGGTGATCAAGTTTgatgtaataaaaagaaaatattcttaatgCTGAATAGCACATAAAGAGTTTTTCTATCTATGAGGCACTATTCTAAGAGCCTTTTGTATATTAACTCATATATTTAGCCCTCATGACAACCCTTTAAGGCAGGTgctattgttattcccatttagcagatgagggagctgaggcccagagaggctttCTACCTTTctgaaagtcacacagctaacagTGGTGAAACCGGTATTTAGTCCTGGGCAGTCTGGTTCTGGAGTGGAAGGTCATAACCACTACCCTCTACTGTGTCTGATTACATCTGGTTGTAAGTGGACCTTGGCTTTCAGCCATGGAGTTTTGACACACATTGTGTTCCAATCCATCTGAAGagtgtgaaaataaaattaagtcacAAAGCTTGTAAATTACCCACtttaaagagacaaagaaagttcAAGTTTAACCCTATAACATGATTCCTCCCAGTCACTTGCATCAAATAGCAACCACCATCTTCTATGGAGGTAATAGAGGAAGAAATGCTGAGATCTACCAGTTTCAAACAGGCCCAATCAATGAGCCTTCTGCAAGGCAACATTGCTTGAGGACTGAATAAGTCTAAAGTCTTTCACATAAGCAAATGCACTGTGatttatgaaataatttgtttaaagaGCTTGTTAATTTCATGGGAAAtttcttatcattttttcaaTGGATTGAACCTAAAAAGTCATTACTATCATATAGGAAGACACTATATGATATATGAAGCCATTGACCTAGAATAAGAGTAAACAGGTTCTGAAAGAGTGTTGGGCTGTCTGGTGATTAGGCATCTAAAGTGCATGAGTTTTGGCATGTGGACTTTATAAAACCTATATGGCTGCTCAGAAGCTTTTTTTGACTTCCTTTTAAGCTCCTTGCTGAGTGTGAAATAATTTTGCGCAAGTTATTCCCATGCAAGACATGTTCTCTCCCTAACGAAGCCAAGATCTGCAACATaaacaatttgaaaacatttcaagATGCCAAGGATGGGCTAAGAACAACCACAGGAAGAGGACATAAAATGTTTCCAAATGAACGGCATAGACATAACCAGGTTTGGGAGAATCTTACTGATCTATAGACCTGTGGAAGatatacagagagaaagaagcaTAATGAGGAGCTAATATTCATTGATTccacacatttattgagcacctactatgtgccaggtactttgcTAACACCAGGGAGAAAAGACATACATCTGTAAAAACATCAAGCAAGTTACCACAATGTGTGGTTCTGTGCAGGACAGGTATAGTATAAGCA from Pongo pygmaeus isolate AG05252 chromosome 10, NHGRI_mPonPyg2-v2.0_pri, whole genome shotgun sequence harbors:
- the VDR gene encoding vitamin D3 receptor isoform X3; the protein is MPWQQQHRASSYRPRAPVPTPAVSAQQATARRSVCPAAVPVILTDEEVQRKREMILKRKEEEALKDSLRPKLSEEQQRIIAILLDAHHKTYDPTYSDFCQFRPPVRVNDGGGSHPSRPNSRHTPSFSGDSSSSCSDNCITSPDMMDSSSFSNLDLSEEDSDDPSVTLELSQLSMLPHLADLVSYSIQKVIGFAKMIPGFRDLTSEDQIVLLKSSAIEVIMLRSNESFTMDDMSWTCGNQDYKYRISDVTKAGHSLELIEPLIKFQVGLKKLNLHEEEHVLLMAICIVSPDRPGVQDAALIEAIQDRLSNTLQTYIRCRHPPPGSHLLYAKMIQKLADLRSLNEEHSKQYRCLSFQPECSMKLTPLVLEVFGNEIS